A stretch of the Glutamicibacter sp. JL.03c genome encodes the following:
- a CDS encoding FadR/GntR family transcriptional regulator, protein MSATPMRRPLADEVAAKLQDGVAQGRWPVGERIPSEPELMTEFGISRGTLREAIKALARTGMFEVRRGDGTYVRATNEISGTAQRIYREHSDRDVLQVRFALDTQSARLAAHAADAQVVQLLRALLAQRDEAWKARDFQAWSQADWQFHLEVARASGVPLMHEIYEGFGDVFHGAKMVQRLAEGFDGCLREGHETLVDAIEARDPEAAARTVIENLDYCMSWMP, encoded by the coding sequence ATGAGTGCCACGCCGATGCGGCGGCCCCTGGCCGATGAAGTAGCCGCCAAGCTGCAAGACGGGGTAGCCCAGGGGCGCTGGCCCGTTGGCGAGCGCATTCCTTCCGAGCCCGAGCTGATGACGGAGTTCGGCATTTCGCGCGGTACCCTGCGCGAAGCCATCAAGGCCTTGGCGCGCACCGGCATGTTCGAAGTCCGCCGGGGCGACGGGACCTACGTTCGGGCCACCAATGAGATCAGCGGCACCGCGCAGCGGATTTACCGCGAGCACTCGGACCGTGACGTGCTGCAGGTTCGTTTTGCCCTCGACACCCAATCGGCGAGGCTCGCCGCCCACGCAGCCGATGCGCAAGTTGTCCAGCTTTTGCGCGCGCTCCTGGCGCAACGCGATGAAGCGTGGAAGGCTCGGGATTTCCAGGCCTGGTCGCAGGCCGATTGGCAGTTTCATCTGGAAGTGGCGCGCGCCTCCGGCGTCCCGCTGATGCATGAAATCTACGAGGGCTTCGGCGATGTTTTCCACGGTGCCAAGATGGTCCAGCGGCTCGCCGAGGGGTTTGATGGATGCCTGCGCGAGGGGCATGAAACTCTGGTCGACGCCATCGAAGCCAGAGACCCTGAAGCCGCGGCCAGAACCGTGATCGAGAATCTTGACTACTGCATGAGCTGGATGCCATAG